In a single window of the Lebetimonas sp. JH292 genome:
- a CDS encoding CoA-binding protein: MLSCELPTAKNADKSICSVLKNSKVIVVVGLSPKPHRASNQVAKYMQENGYKIIPVYPREIEILGEKVYRSLEEIDFEVDIVDIFRKSEDTPPIVEKAIKLPGVKCVFLQEGIKNENSKKITQNAEIFYVEDKCIMVEHKRCKNEGLL; this comes from the coding sequence ATGCTCTCTTGTGAGTTGCCTACGGCAAAAAATGCCGACAAATCTATTTGCAGTGTATTAAAAAATTCAAAAGTTATTGTTGTGGTCGGTCTTTCTCCAAAGCCTCACAGGGCTTCAAATCAGGTGGCAAAATATATGCAGGAAAACGGATATAAGATTATTCCTGTTTATCCCAGAGAAATTGAAATATTGGGAGAAAAAGTTTACAGAAGTTTGGAAGAAATAGATTTTGAAGTAGATATTGTTGATATTTTCAGAAAAAGTGAAGATACTCCGCCGATAGTGGAAAAAGCCATCAAGCTTCCCGGAGTAAAATGTGTTTTTTTACAAGAAGGTATAAAAAATGAAAATTCAAAAAAAATAACCCAAAATGCAGAAATTTTTTATGTGGAAGATAAATGTATTATGGTTGAACACAAAAGATGTAAAAACGAAGGATTGTTATGA
- a CDS encoding HU family DNA-binding protein: MKKSELIAAVAEKTGLSKKDTNAVIDATIQTIEEALKAGKKVSFIGFGSFESVTRAPRTARVPGTGKEIKIPETKSVKFKVGKKLKELLNK; the protein is encoded by the coding sequence ATGAAAAAATCAGAACTTATCGCCGCTGTGGCAGAAAAAACAGGTTTAAGCAAAAAAGATACTAACGCAGTGATAGATGCAACTATTCAAACAATTGAAGAAGCGTTAAAAGCTGGAAAAAAAGTTAGTTTTATAGGATTTGGAAGCTTTGAGAGTGTCACAAGAGCTCCAAGAACAGCAAGAGTGCCGGGAACAGGAAAAGAAATCAAAATTCCTGAAACAAAATCTGTAAAATTCAAAGTAGGGAAAAAACTAAAAGAATTATTAAATAAATAA
- the gatB gene encoding Asp-tRNA(Asn)/Glu-tRNA(Gln) amidotransferase subunit GatB, with product MKYEVVIGLEVHVQLNTKTKIFCSCATSFGDEPNINTCPVCLGLPGALPVMNKEAVKKAVMFGKAVNATINKRSIFARKNYFYPDLPKGYQISQFEIPIVEHGELFIEADGKTKRIGITRAHLEEDAGKNIHEDEYSKVDLNRCSTPLLEIVSEPDMRSSDEAIAYLKKLHSVVKYLGISDANMQEGSFRCDANVSVRPVGQKEFGTRVELKNINSFRFVKQAIEYEIERQIEAYEYNEYEKEVVQETRLFDSKTGETRSMRGKEESADYRYFPDPDLLPLEVPDEFFDIEIPELPDEKKERYIKEFNLKEYDAGVLTSEPELAKFFEEMVQRGVEPNAANRWLAIELLGRLNKLNILIENSPVPAEKLSLIAIREKEAVISGAGGKKVLDLLMEEDIEVDEAIEKLGLKQVSDEGAIEKIVDDVLGANEDKVAEYKGGKEKLFGFFVGQVMKASRGKANPQVVNKILKSKLS from the coding sequence ATGAAATATGAAGTAGTAATAGGATTGGAAGTTCACGTGCAGTTGAATACAAAAACCAAAATTTTCTGCAGTTGTGCAACAAGTTTCGGAGATGAACCGAATATAAATACTTGCCCCGTATGTCTTGGACTTCCGGGGGCTTTGCCTGTAATGAACAAAGAAGCCGTTAAAAAGGCTGTAATGTTTGGTAAAGCTGTTAATGCGACCATTAATAAAAGAAGTATTTTTGCAAGAAAAAATTATTTTTACCCTGATTTACCAAAAGGATACCAAATAAGCCAGTTTGAAATTCCGATTGTAGAACATGGAGAATTATTTATTGAAGCGGACGGAAAAACCAAAAGAATAGGAATAACAAGGGCTCATCTGGAAGAAGATGCAGGTAAAAACATCCATGAAGACGAATATTCTAAAGTAGATTTAAACAGATGCTCCACCCCTCTTCTTGAAATTGTAAGCGAACCGGATATGAGAAGCAGCGATGAAGCCATTGCATATCTTAAAAAACTCCATTCTGTTGTTAAGTATTTAGGAATCAGCGATGCCAATATGCAAGAGGGTAGTTTCAGATGTGATGCAAATGTATCAGTTAGACCTGTAGGACAAAAAGAATTCGGCACAAGGGTTGAACTTAAAAATATAAACTCTTTCAGATTTGTAAAACAGGCGATTGAATATGAAATTGAGAGGCAAATAGAAGCTTATGAATATAATGAATATGAAAAAGAAGTTGTTCAGGAAACCAGGCTTTTTGATTCTAAAACTGGCGAAACAAGAAGTATGAGAGGAAAAGAGGAAAGTGCGGATTACAGATATTTTCCAGATCCTGACCTTTTGCCTCTTGAAGTGCCTGATGAATTTTTTGATATTGAAATTCCCGAATTACCCGATGAAAAGAAAGAACGTTATATTAAAGAATTTAACCTAAAAGAATATGATGCGGGAGTACTTACAAGTGAGCCTGAACTTGCCAAATTTTTTGAAGAAATGGTTCAAAGGGGGGTTGAACCAAACGCTGCAAACAGATGGCTTGCAATTGAACTTTTGGGAAGACTTAATAAATTAAATATATTAATTGAAAATTCTCCTGTGCCTGCCGAAAAACTTTCACTTATTGCCATTAGGGAAAAAGAAGCTGTAATCAGCGGAGCAGGGGGTAAAAAAGTGCTTGATTTGTTAATGGAAGAAGATATTGAAGTTGACGAGGCAATTGAAAAATTGGGCCTTAAACAGGTAAGTGACGAAGGCGCTATTGAAAAAATAGTGGATGATGTTTTGGGCGCCAATGAAGATAAAGTTGCTGAATATAAAGGCGGAAAAGAAAAATTATTCGGCTTTTTTGTCGGACAGGTTATGAAAGCAAGTCGCGGTAAAGCAAATCCTCAGGTTGTAAATAAAATCTTAAAAAGTAAGCTTTCTTGA
- the ilvA gene encoding threonine ammonia-lyase, with translation MIELSKIKEAQNRVNKVIYKTPFAYAPTLSQKVGNEIYLKKENLQITGAFKLRGAFNKIAALGDEKRKKGVIAASAGNHAQGVAYSASYFNVPSVIVMPEATPLTKVSGVKEYGGEVVLAGNNYDEAYEYAVNLAKEKGLEFIHPFADFDVMAGQGTIALEMLEAVPDLDYILVPVGGGGLISGIASAAKQINPKIKVIGVTAAGAPAMRLSFLSGSVQDSAFVKTIADGIAVRDTSPVTYNIIKEVVDDIVEVDDEEIANAILFLMERQKVVVEGAGAVGVAALLHHKINFSAPKKVGVVISGGNIDVTMVNLIIEKGLLKSHRKMKLIVTLIDKPGSLMKLTEILTEQKANIVQIGYDRTDLNLAIGDANVTIALETRGFEHQEAIKRALHKNKYKFVIQ, from the coding sequence ATGATTGAACTCAGTAAAATAAAAGAAGCCCAAAATAGGGTAAATAAGGTAATTTATAAAACACCGTTTGCTTATGCACCCACACTTTCACAAAAAGTGGGAAACGAAATATATTTAAAAAAAGAAAACCTGCAAATTACAGGTGCGTTTAAATTAAGGGGCGCATTTAATAAAATTGCCGCACTTGGGGATGAAAAGAGAAAAAAAGGAGTAATTGCCGCCAGTGCCGGAAATCATGCACAAGGGGTAGCGTATTCGGCAAGTTATTTTAATGTGCCTTCAGTTATAGTAATGCCTGAGGCCACTCCTCTTACAAAAGTCAGCGGTGTCAAAGAATATGGCGGTGAGGTTGTTTTGGCTGGAAACAATTATGATGAAGCATATGAATATGCCGTAAATTTGGCAAAAGAAAAAGGACTTGAATTTATTCACCCGTTTGCAGATTTTGATGTAATGGCGGGTCAGGGGACAATAGCCCTTGAAATGCTCGAAGCTGTTCCTGATTTGGATTATATATTGGTTCCTGTAGGAGGAGGGGGGTTAATCAGCGGTATAGCCTCTGCGGCAAAACAGATTAATCCTAAAATAAAAGTAATAGGTGTTACAGCGGCGGGTGCACCTGCTATGAGACTCAGTTTTCTCAGCGGTTCAGTTCAGGACAGTGCTTTTGTAAAAACCATTGCAGACGGCATAGCCGTCAGAGACACTTCCCCTGTAACCTATAATATAATAAAAGAAGTGGTTGATGATATTGTGGAAGTGGATGATGAAGAAATAGCCAATGCAATTTTATTTTTAATGGAAAGACAAAAGGTTGTTGTGGAAGGTGCGGGGGCAGTCGGTGTGGCCGCATTATTACATCATAAAATAAATTTTAGTGCTCCAAAAAAAGTTGGAGTTGTAATAAGCGGCGGAAATATTGATGTAACAATGGTTAACTTAATTATAGAAAAAGGTCTTTTAAAATCACACAGAAAAATGAAATTGATAGTTACTTTAATAGATAAACCGGGTTCACTTATGAAACTGACTGAAATCTTAACTGAGCAAAAAGCAAATATTGTTCAAATAGGATACGACAGAACAGATCTTAATTTGGCAATTGGTGATGCAAATGTGACAATAGCACTTGAAACAAGAGGATTTGAACATCAGGAAGCCATTAAAAGGGCGCTTCACAAAAATAAATATAAATTTGTAATTCAATAA
- a CDS encoding NAD-binding protein, protein MKKESKIVKALVAFAFYLDGSEKYIKFKRKIDRLLNDTSYIGNRIFDIFMLIMVSLSVAILLYDIKHNVNPFFEKFDFYVITTIFVIEYIFRVWVYNDIHKIILEEYEESNFLGRNFHLKNVLIKIIKTKLEYMSTPFAIIDLLAILPAFRTLRIFRIFIIFRLIKILRYTKNVNIFLDVLRSKKFELLIVLLAVVFIVFIGGSVIYVFEAHTNPEIKNLFDSYYWALITISTVGYGDITPVTNEGKTLTMLLIITGVSIISFTTSIIASAFTEKLHELKSEKVFREIEHFNEIYLICGFSDEAEILGEKLIKEKKDFLIVDTDENRVEKAALKGYEAVKGDITQKIFLKNLHFKKITKIFVLTNSDVTNTFITLTLRAYSKGAEIIALANDEKNISKLKKVGADYVVVPTKATALLASVYIGSPITFAVIDAILSEKKNAIIDEIKVIENSILDGKLIGEIDFDKYKILLFGVLKDKESQMLEKTFSLSRGHFYFNPPFDLRLEAGDIIVVMGYSVSINYFKYHIEKSSL, encoded by the coding sequence TTGAAGAAAGAATCTAAGATAGTAAAAGCATTAGTTGCTTTTGCTTTTTATTTAGATGGCAGTGAAAAATATATAAAATTTAAAAGAAAAATTGACAGGCTTCTTAATGACACTTCTTATATAGGTAACAGAATATTTGATATTTTTATGCTAATTATGGTAAGTTTAAGCGTTGCCATACTCCTTTATGATATAAAACACAATGTAAATCCGTTTTTTGAAAAATTTGATTTTTATGTAATTACCACTATTTTTGTAATTGAATATATTTTTCGGGTCTGGGTTTATAATGATATTCATAAAATAATTTTAGAAGAATACGAGGAATCTAATTTTTTAGGCAGAAATTTTCATTTAAAAAATGTGTTAATAAAAATTATTAAAACAAAACTTGAATATATGAGCACGCCTTTTGCAATTATAGATTTACTTGCCATTTTACCTGCTTTTAGAACTCTTAGAATTTTTAGAATTTTTATAATATTCAGACTTATAAAAATATTAAGATATACAAAAAACGTCAATATATTTTTAGATGTTTTAAGAAGTAAAAAATTTGAATTATTAATTGTATTATTAGCTGTTGTTTTTATTGTTTTTATTGGAGGTTCAGTTATCTATGTGTTTGAAGCTCATACAAATCCTGAAATAAAAAATCTGTTTGATTCATATTATTGGGCTTTAATTACCATATCTACCGTTGGTTACGGGGACATAACGCCGGTAACAAATGAAGGTAAAACCCTTACAATGCTATTAATTATTACTGGAGTCAGTATTATTTCATTTACCACTTCCATTATCGCAAGTGCATTTACCGAGAAACTGCATGAATTAAAAAGTGAAAAAGTTTTCAGGGAAATTGAGCATTTTAATGAAATTTATTTAATCTGCGGTTTTTCGGATGAAGCAGAAATTTTAGGAGAAAAATTAATAAAAGAAAAAAAAGATTTTTTAATCGTCGATACTGATGAAAACAGGGTTGAAAAAGCTGCATTAAAAGGATATGAGGCAGTTAAAGGAGATATTACCCAAAAAATTTTTTTGAAAAATCTCCATTTTAAAAAAATTACCAAAATTTTTGTATTGACAAACTCGGATGTTACCAATACGTTTATAACATTGACTTTAAGGGCATATTCAAAAGGAGCTGAAATTATTGCCCTAGCCAATGATGAAAAAAATATTTCAAAACTTAAAAAAGTAGGGGCTGATTATGTTGTAGTTCCTACCAAGGCCACTGCTCTTCTTGCAAGTGTTTATATAGGAAGCCCCATTACATTTGCCGTAATTGACGCAATTTTGAGTGAAAAGAAAAATGCAATTATTGATGAAATAAAAGTTATTGAAAATTCAATACTTGATGGGAAACTGATAGGAGAGATTGATTTTGACAAATATAAAATATTGCTTTTCGGCGTTTTAAAAGACAAAGAATCCCAAATGCTTGAAAAAACTTTTTCTCTTAGCAGAGGCCATTTTTATTTTAACCCGCCTTTTGATTTAAGACTTGAAGCCGGAGACATTATTGTTGTAATGGGATACAGCGTAAGCATAAATTATTTTAAATATCATATAGAAAAGAGTAGTTTATGA
- a CDS encoding AarF/ABC1/UbiB kinase family protein, with product MLKNSIYELKRTKDIIFVLAKYGFGDIIESLGVPVPFKKNKSKLSRNERIRKAIEELGPTFIKMAQLLSLRPDLIPIDLAKEFEKLQDNVSPMPFEKIKSVIEEALNKKIEDYFEGEFTLLASASIGQVYKATLKTGEIVAVKVLKPGIEDKILLDIAILQRLAEILRSRLLIYGIDSVRIVEEFAKSIKKELDFNLESLNMKRFSANFKGNNDIKIPKLYFSSKKLLVMEYIDGIKISDIKKLKESGYDLKEITKKGFDLICEQIFLHRFFHADPHPGNLMVYKNKIVFLDFGIMGRLSEEDRKYFIELIYYVIKNEEEKAAEYVLKLSKVPKEIDVSSFKKEAADIISTYFYSSLKNIELKSLMEDLLRIMNRYKIFLQEDNYLLLKSLVTMEGVGKKLYPEFNAAEEIKPFIIKTYKKIFSVFNIFKKSHELNLSIMEFFQKTPSNINEIIDKVKNGELKIEFEHVGLDEIEESMKNSFNRLSLAVIIASILIGSSMLLSFYVPPMMGHISILGLGGFVFAFVLGVLLILAIIKQK from the coding sequence ATGTTAAAAAATAGTATTTATGAATTAAAAAGAACAAAAGATATAATTTTTGTTCTTGCAAAGTATGGATTTGGAGATATAATAGAGAGTTTAGGTGTTCCTGTCCCTTTCAAAAAAAATAAGTCGAAATTATCCAGAAATGAAAGAATTAGAAAAGCAATAGAAGAATTAGGACCTACTTTTATAAAAATGGCCCAACTTCTTTCTTTGCGTCCAGATTTAATACCGATAGATTTAGCCAAAGAATTTGAAAAACTTCAGGATAATGTCTCTCCTATGCCTTTTGAAAAAATAAAAAGTGTTATTGAAGAGGCATTAAATAAAAAAATAGAAGATTATTTTGAAGGTGAATTTACTCTATTAGCCAGTGCATCAATTGGTCAGGTTTATAAAGCTACTTTAAAAACAGGTGAAATTGTAGCTGTAAAAGTATTAAAACCTGGTATTGAGGATAAAATTTTATTGGATATTGCCATTTTGCAGAGATTGGCTGAAATTCTAAGAAGTCGGCTTTTAATTTACGGAATAGACAGTGTCAGAATAGTGGAAGAGTTTGCAAAATCTATAAAAAAAGAACTTGATTTTAATTTAGAATCTCTTAATATGAAAAGATTCAGCGCTAATTTTAAAGGTAATAACGATATAAAAATTCCAAAGCTCTATTTTTCTTCAAAAAAACTACTTGTTATGGAATATATTGATGGAATTAAAATTTCAGATATAAAAAAATTAAAAGAATCCGGTTATGATTTAAAAGAAATTACAAAAAAAGGTTTTGATTTAATATGTGAGCAGATTTTTTTACACAGATTTTTTCATGCAGATCCCCATCCTGGAAATTTAATGGTGTATAAGAATAAAATTGTATTTTTGGATTTTGGAATTATGGGAAGGTTAAGCGAAGAAGATAGGAAATATTTTATAGAACTTATTTATTATGTAATAAAAAATGAGGAAGAAAAAGCGGCTGAATATGTTTTAAAACTCTCTAAAGTTCCAAAAGAAATTGATGTCTCATCTTTTAAAAAAGAGGCGGCTGACATAATATCTACATATTTTTATTCTTCACTTAAAAATATAGAATTAAAATCTTTAATGGAAGATTTGCTTAGAATCATGAACAGATATAAAATTTTTTTACAAGAAGACAATTATTTACTTTTAAAATCTTTGGTGACGATGGAGGGGGTAGGTAAAAAATTATATCCTGAATTTAACGCCGCCGAAGAAATTAAACCGTTTATTATAAAAACATATAAAAAAATTTTTTCTGTTTTTAATATTTTTAAAAAATCACATGAATTAAATCTTTCTATAATGGAATTTTTCCAAAAAACCCCTTCCAATATAAATGAAATAATAGATAAAGTTAAAAACGGCGAATTAAAAATAGAATTTGAGCATGTCGGTTTAGATGAAATAGAAGAAAGTATGAAGAATTCTTTCAACAGACTCTCTTTAGCAGTTATTATAGCTTCTATTTTAATAGGCTCTTCAATGCTTTTATCTTTTTATGTTCCGCCTATGATGGGGCATATTTCTATTTTAGGGCTTGGAGGATTTGTTTTTGCATTTGTTTTGGGGGTATTGCTGATTCTTGCCATTATAAAACAAAAATAA
- a CDS encoding phasin family protein — MNIQDLVKFGIGSVFLAKEKMEELIEEAKKRGELSEKEASELINEMKKESEQKMEEIKRLIKEEVKKELSEIGVATKEDIKRIEEKLDNLNVKK; from the coding sequence ATGAATATTCAAGATTTAGTTAAATTTGGTATAGGAAGTGTTTTTTTGGCAAAAGAGAAAATGGAAGAATTAATTGAAGAAGCTAAAAAGAGGGGAGAACTTAGCGAAAAAGAAGCCAGTGAACTTATAAATGAGATGAAAAAAGAATCCGAGCAAAAAATGGAAGAAATCAAAAGATTGATAAAAGAAGAAGTAAAAAAAGAATTATCCGAAATAGGTGTTGCAACAAAAGAAGATATTAAAAGAATTGAAGAAAAACTTGATAATTTAAATGTTAAAAAATAG